A stretch of Halomonas elongata DSM 2581 DNA encodes these proteins:
- a CDS encoding ATP-binding protein yields MQAPLPLPLSTPNRNLVRLTIVRGITWTGFLIGVVIGIAGLGFALDIPAVIAVMALMSLINIGTWWRLGRPWAVTHGEYLAHLLADMVGLTLLFYLIGGSTNPFIGYYLVPVTIAAATLPWRHAWAVAAAGMAGYSFLMFFYHPVPQLGMPHAESWINLHTLGMWLNFALSAGLVTFFIYKMARALRNREQSLSRTRESALRNEQVLAVATQAAGTAHELGTPLSTMAVLLSEMREDASDNAQLRKDIDLLREQVDICKARLRHLVDNADRRRMANAEVRDAKEWLNSVVQRWLVLRPDVDHRLEISERRGQPKLAVDATLDQALTNLLNNAADANPNDIAIHMEWNTEEVVIDIRDHGPGVALSIADQLGDTFVSTKSKGLGIGLFLTHATINRFGGGVSLYNHPQGGTLTEVSLPRSDTSA; encoded by the coding sequence ATGCAAGCCCCCCTGCCACTGCCGCTGTCCACTCCGAACCGCAACCTGGTGCGTCTGACCATCGTCCGCGGCATCACCTGGACCGGCTTTCTGATCGGTGTCGTCATCGGCATCGCCGGACTCGGCTTCGCGCTGGACATACCGGCCGTGATCGCCGTGATGGCCTTGATGAGCCTGATCAACATCGGCACCTGGTGGCGTCTCGGCCGTCCCTGGGCGGTGACGCACGGTGAGTACCTCGCCCATCTGCTCGCCGACATGGTCGGCCTGACACTGCTGTTCTATCTGATCGGCGGCTCCACCAACCCCTTCATCGGCTACTACCTGGTGCCAGTGACCATTGCCGCCGCGACCCTGCCCTGGCGCCATGCCTGGGCGGTCGCCGCCGCCGGCATGGCCGGTTACAGCTTTTTGATGTTCTTCTACCATCCGGTGCCGCAGCTCGGCATGCCCCACGCCGAAAGCTGGATCAACCTGCACACTCTGGGCATGTGGCTCAATTTCGCGCTCTCGGCCGGGCTGGTGACCTTCTTCATCTACAAGATGGCGCGCGCACTGCGCAATCGTGAACAGTCGCTGTCACGCACCAGGGAGTCGGCACTGCGCAACGAGCAGGTTCTCGCCGTGGCGACCCAGGCCGCCGGCACTGCCCACGAACTGGGCACACCGTTATCGACCATGGCGGTGCTGCTGAGCGAAATGCGCGAGGATGCCAGCGACAATGCGCAATTGAGAAAGGACATCGACCTGCTCCGCGAACAGGTCGATATCTGCAAGGCGCGCCTCCGCCACCTGGTCGACAATGCCGACCGCCGCCGCATGGCCAACGCCGAGGTGCGCGATGCCAAGGAATGGCTGAACAGCGTGGTACAACGCTGGCTGGTACTGCGTCCCGATGTCGACCATCGCCTCGAGATCTCCGAACGGCGTGGTCAACCCAAGCTCGCGGTGGATGCCACCCTCGACCAGGCGCTGACCAACCTGCTCAACAACGCCGCCGACGCCAATCCCAACGATATCGCCATCCACATGGAATGGAACACCGAGGAAGTGGTCATCGACATCCGCGACCACGGCCCCGGGGTTGCCCTGTCGATCGCCGATCAGCTCGGCGACACCTTCGTCTCCACCAAGAGCAAGGGACTCGGCATCGGCCTGTTTCTGACTCACGCCACCATCAATCGCTTCGGCGGCGGCGTGAGCCTGTACAATCACCCGCAAGGCGGCACCCTGACCGAGGTCAGCCTGCCTCGTAGCGACACCTCGGCCTGA
- a CDS encoding GGDEF domain-containing protein, whose amino-acid sequence MRRFILSSGRIMLSLILLGSIAAPAQASATALTDGWEYRWGDSPIADDGTPIWIRGESNDTDWQAIDFPSNPPERNGSHHAWFRITLPMTREWRDPVVYIYSVDLIVEAYLEGRRIYHYGNFDAHGEGRFAGWPWHMIELPRDFAGKTLYFRVYSDYTDIGLWGEVKLMEHAELLGYLLRHSTVDLVISIICLLLALLAGVFTLIQAGTRHYFAPIALFAFASGIMILANTQASQLLVSRPLMWSYLAAGSYYTLPIAIGLLLEHWYTDTRTRLIHRIWQFHLLYLVAALGAALAGWVNLSTTFPVFDLLLVTSLCLLMAAIVPRLPELDGKQQAILGSFAFFSLLLVTDMAVAHGLLPWFRVPVSSGALIFVLALVTISLLEYNRTHQELKRLNLRLEQEVAQRTGELQTLVKRLESFSYTDPLTGLHNRRYFTKLLEQSTAQAQRQGYPLTLLMIDIDHFKQINDRYGHEAGDSVLAAIAHCLSQYFREADVVCRLGGEEFAVLMHNTETSAVKERAEALLKTLACTVQHHQQIPLGPVTISCGIASYPLHAVNPQALVGLADKALYNAKHAGRARIHVYA is encoded by the coding sequence ATGCGCCGATTCATCTTATCGTCGGGGCGGATCATGCTGTCGCTGATCCTGCTCGGCTCTATCGCTGCTCCGGCGCAAGCGTCGGCGACCGCGCTGACGGATGGGTGGGAGTACCGTTGGGGCGATTCTCCCATCGCCGATGACGGAACGCCGATTTGGATCAGGGGCGAATCCAACGACACCGACTGGCAAGCCATCGACTTCCCATCCAATCCTCCCGAACGCAACGGAAGTCACCATGCCTGGTTCCGCATCACTCTACCGATGACCAGGGAATGGCGGGATCCCGTAGTCTATATATACAGTGTTGACCTGATCGTCGAGGCCTATCTGGAAGGTCGGCGAATCTATCACTACGGCAACTTCGATGCCCATGGCGAAGGACGTTTCGCGGGCTGGCCATGGCACATGATCGAACTTCCCCGGGATTTCGCCGGCAAGACGCTCTACTTCCGCGTCTATTCGGATTACACGGATATCGGCCTATGGGGTGAAGTGAAGCTCATGGAGCACGCCGAGTTGCTCGGCTACCTGCTGCGACATTCGACCGTCGATCTGGTCATCAGCATCATCTGTCTGCTCCTCGCCCTGCTGGCCGGCGTCTTCACACTGATCCAGGCCGGCACACGCCACTATTTCGCCCCCATTGCCCTGTTCGCCTTCGCCTCCGGCATCATGATTCTGGCGAACACCCAGGCAAGTCAGTTACTGGTCAGTCGCCCTCTGATGTGGAGTTATCTCGCCGCGGGAAGCTATTACACACTGCCGATCGCCATCGGCCTGCTACTGGAACACTGGTATACCGACACTCGGACACGATTGATTCATCGCATCTGGCAATTCCATCTCCTCTATCTGGTCGCGGCCCTGGGCGCAGCACTGGCGGGATGGGTCAACCTCTCCACCACTTTTCCGGTCTTCGACCTGCTGCTTGTCACGAGCCTTTGCCTGCTGATGGCCGCCATCGTGCCACGCCTGCCAGAGCTCGATGGAAAGCAACAGGCTATCCTGGGCAGTTTTGCTTTCTTCAGCCTGCTCCTGGTCACGGACATGGCCGTCGCCCATGGCTTGCTGCCCTGGTTCCGCGTACCGGTCAGCAGCGGAGCCCTGATCTTCGTCCTGGCCCTCGTGACGATCTCGTTGCTCGAATACAACCGCACCCACCAGGAGCTCAAGCGCCTCAATCTGCGCCTGGAGCAGGAAGTCGCCCAGCGTACCGGCGAACTGCAGACGTTGGTGAAACGGCTCGAGAGTTTCTCCTACACCGACCCGCTCACCGGACTGCACAATCGTCGCTACTTCACCAAGCTGCTGGAACAATCCACCGCCCAGGCACAGCGCCAGGGTTATCCCTTGACCCTGCTGATGATCGACATCGACCACTTCAAGCAGATCAACGACCGTTACGGTCACGAGGCCGGCGACAGCGTCCTGGCAGCCATCGCTCATTGCCTGAGCCAGTATTTCCGTGAAGCCGACGTGGTCTGCCGGCTGGGCGGCGAAGAGTTTGCCGTGCTGATGCATAACACCGAGACCAGCGCGGTCAAGGAACGGGCCGAGGCCCTGCTCAAGACACTGGCCTGCACCGTTCAGCATCATCAACAGATACCATTGGGGCCCGTCACCATATCCTGCGGCATTGCTTCCTATCCCCTGCATGCCGTCAACCCCCAGGCCCTGGTGGGTCTCGCCGACAAGGCGCTCTATAACGCCAAGCATGCCGGCAGGGCACGAATCCATGTCTACGCCTGA
- a CDS encoding pseudouridine synthase yields MRLDRFLAESTELTRGLAKRALIRGEVSVNGELEKKAARHVQETDRITWLGERLSLVGTRYIMLHKPEGVECTARRGLYPRAVDLLDVPKVERLQPVGRLDVETTGLLLITDDGQWSHRITSPRRRCPKAYVARLARPLEGDEARRAMQAFAEGIVLEGEDAPTRPAELTCLDDHRVRLVIDEGRYHQVRRMLAAIGNHVETLHRESVGALVLDDTLEPGEWRELTPEEVALF; encoded by the coding sequence ATGCGATTGGATCGTTTCCTGGCGGAGAGTACCGAGCTGACTCGTGGGCTGGCCAAGCGGGCCTTGATCCGCGGCGAGGTCAGCGTCAATGGCGAGCTGGAAAAGAAGGCGGCCCGCCATGTGCAAGAAACCGACCGAATCACCTGGCTGGGCGAGCGCCTCTCCCTGGTGGGGACGCGCTATATCATGCTCCACAAGCCCGAGGGCGTGGAATGCACGGCGAGACGCGGGCTCTATCCCCGAGCGGTGGACCTGCTCGATGTGCCCAAGGTCGAACGCCTGCAGCCGGTCGGGCGTCTCGATGTCGAGACCACGGGGCTTCTGCTGATCACCGATGACGGCCAGTGGTCGCACCGCATCACCTCGCCGCGCCGGCGTTGTCCCAAGGCCTATGTGGCCCGTCTGGCCCGTCCCCTGGAAGGCGATGAGGCAAGACGCGCAATGCAAGCCTTTGCCGAAGGGATCGTGCTGGAGGGCGAGGATGCACCGACCCGCCCGGCTGAATTGACATGCCTGGACGATCACCGTGTCAGGTTGGTCATCGACGAGGGGCGCTATCATCAGGTAAGGCGGATGTTGGCCGCTATCGGCAACCATGTCGAAACGCTGCATCGCGAGTCGGTGGGCGCCCTGGTGCTCGATGACACTCTGGAACCAGGGGAGTGGCGCGAGCTGACGCCCGAGGAAGTCGCATTGTTCTGA
- a CDS encoding SulP family inorganic anion transporter, with protein MLKKYLPILTWLPHYTRRLFGADLLAGVIVTIMVIPQSLAYAILAGLPAVVGLYASILPLLAYTLLGTSRTLAVGPVAIIALMTGAALSGVAPPGSPAYLEAALTLSLLSGAMLTVMGILRLGFFANFLSHPVIGGFLSASGLLIAISQLSHLLGIDVTGYTALSLLTGLATHLDALHWPTLALGTGCLAFLIVMRRYGRNALTAIGMPKGLAALCARAGPVFAVIITTLLSWWLELGTRGVDVVGDVPGGLPPLTFPAIDLPLWRELLVPALLISVVGFVESISMAQMLAAKRRERISPNQELLGLGGANIAAALSAGMPVTGGLSRTVINFESGARTPMAGAFAALGIGLVTLALTPLLHHLPVATLAATIIVAVLTLVDVPLIRQTWHYSRSDFSAMALTMLLTLTEGVEAGIISGVALSIALFLYRTSRPHSALVGRIPGTEHFRSVTRHSAETLSHLALLRVDESLYFANARYLEDTVYTLVASRPELEHVVLICSAVNLIDASALESLDAINARLKDSRVTLHLAEVKGPVMDRLKKSHFLDDLSGRVFLSTYAAWSELKRREE; from the coding sequence ATGCTCAAGAAATATCTCCCGATACTGACCTGGCTCCCTCACTATACCCGCCGCCTGTTCGGCGCGGACCTGCTGGCGGGTGTGATCGTCACCATCATGGTGATTCCCCAGTCGCTGGCCTATGCCATCCTTGCCGGTCTCCCGGCGGTCGTCGGCCTCTACGCCAGCATTCTGCCGCTGCTTGCCTATACCCTGCTCGGCACCAGTCGCACCCTGGCCGTCGGGCCGGTGGCAATCATTGCCCTGATGACCGGCGCGGCGCTCTCCGGTGTGGCCCCGCCGGGCTCGCCGGCCTATCTCGAGGCTGCCCTCACGCTGTCACTGCTGTCCGGGGCGATGCTGACGGTGATGGGCATTCTGCGCCTGGGCTTCTTCGCCAACTTTCTCAGCCACCCGGTGATCGGCGGCTTCCTCTCCGCTTCGGGTCTGCTGATCGCCATCAGTCAGCTCAGCCACCTGCTGGGCATCGATGTCACCGGCTACACGGCTCTCTCGCTGCTGACCGGGCTGGCCACACACCTCGATGCCCTGCATTGGCCGACGCTCGCTCTTGGCACCGGTTGCCTGGCGTTTCTCATCGTCATGCGGCGTTACGGCAGGAACGCCCTGACGGCGATCGGCATGCCCAAGGGGCTGGCCGCGCTCTGTGCGAGGGCCGGCCCGGTGTTCGCCGTCATCATCACCACCCTGCTCAGTTGGTGGCTGGAGCTGGGGACCCGCGGTGTGGATGTGGTCGGTGACGTACCGGGAGGCCTGCCTCCCCTGACCTTTCCGGCCATCGACCTGCCGCTCTGGCGAGAGCTGCTGGTACCGGCTCTGCTGATCAGCGTGGTCGGCTTCGTCGAATCGATCTCCATGGCGCAGATGCTGGCCGCCAAACGCCGCGAGCGCATCTCGCCCAACCAGGAACTGCTCGGCCTGGGCGGCGCCAACATCGCCGCCGCCCTCTCGGCCGGCATGCCGGTCACCGGCGGCCTGTCGCGCACCGTGATCAACTTCGAGTCGGGTGCTCGCACCCCCATGGCCGGCGCCTTCGCCGCCCTCGGCATCGGCCTGGTGACCCTGGCCCTGACCCCACTGCTCCATCACCTGCCCGTTGCCACCCTCGCCGCCACCATCATCGTGGCCGTGCTGACCCTGGTCGATGTCCCCTTGATCCGGCAGACCTGGCACTACTCGCGCAGCGATTTCTCGGCCATGGCCCTGACCATGCTGCTGACGCTGACCGAAGGCGTCGAGGCCGGCATCATCAGCGGCGTCGCACTTTCCATCGCGCTCTTCCTGTATCGCACGAGCCGTCCGCACAGTGCCCTGGTGGGCCGCATTCCGGGCACCGAGCACTTCCGCAGCGTCACGCGGCACAGCGCCGAAACCCTGAGCCACCTGGCGCTACTGCGGGTCGACGAAAGCCTCTACTTCGCCAATGCCCGCTACCTGGAGGACACCGTCTATACCCTGGTGGCCAGCCGCCCGGAACTGGAACACGTGGTGCTGATCTGTTCGGCGGTGAACCTGATCGACGCCTCGGCATTGGAAAGCCTCGACGCCATCAACGCGCGCCTCAAGGATTCCCGCGTCACCCTGCACCTGGCCGAGGTCAAGGGGCCGGTGATGGACCGACTCAAGAAGAGCCACTTCCTCGACGACCTGTCCGGTCGTGTCTTCCTGAGTACCTATGCCGCCTGGAGCGAGTTGAAACGGCGCGAAGAGTGA
- a CDS encoding lipid A deacylase LpxR family protein, with protein MSFLPVSARLGALPWLSMMFAVVASPAWADGLFTLKSENDIYSGGSDGHYTNGLEATWAFRTSPQHWLNDLADWLPGWSRNSLDGGAYRLSHQLYTPIDIGEKSLDVSDRPYAGLFTAGVSLFDSEPHDDWRQLRSLNFDAGIVGPAAGGETIQRELHHVLDSEKPEGWQYQLHNEPVVNMSYKTSWIGRSALNGLEVEYGPSLGFALGNLYTYGATGGGVRIGENLSRSFGIPSIAPAEGGRSFFLPDRGFGWYAFAALEGRYMAHNLLLDGNTFENSHSVDREEWVGDALVGVAFNWDRWQLSVTHAWRTKEFHAQPKSDSFGSLSLAFWY; from the coding sequence ATGTCATTCCTTCCTGTTTCCGCTCGCCTCGGTGCATTGCCCTGGCTTTCGATGATGTTTGCGGTCGTGGCCAGTCCCGCCTGGGCCGATGGGCTCTTCACGCTCAAGAGCGAGAACGATATCTACTCCGGCGGTTCGGATGGGCATTACACCAATGGACTGGAGGCCACCTGGGCGTTCCGGACATCGCCACAGCATTGGCTGAACGATCTGGCCGATTGGCTGCCGGGGTGGTCCAGGAACAGCCTCGACGGGGGCGCCTACCGACTCTCGCACCAGCTCTATACGCCTATCGATATCGGCGAGAAGTCGCTCGATGTATCGGACCGACCCTATGCGGGACTATTCACGGCCGGGGTGTCGCTCTTCGACAGTGAGCCCCATGACGACTGGCGGCAACTGCGTAGCCTGAACTTCGATGCGGGAATCGTCGGCCCGGCCGCCGGTGGCGAGACCATCCAGCGCGAGCTGCACCATGTGCTTGATTCCGAGAAGCCCGAAGGTTGGCAATATCAGTTGCACAATGAGCCGGTCGTCAACATGTCCTACAAGACATCATGGATCGGCCGCAGCGCGCTGAATGGCCTGGAGGTGGAGTATGGACCGAGCCTGGGATTCGCCCTGGGGAACCTCTACACCTATGGCGCGACCGGCGGCGGGGTGCGCATTGGCGAGAACCTGAGCCGCAGCTTCGGTATCCCATCGATCGCGCCGGCCGAGGGAGGGCGGTCGTTCTTTCTTCCCGATCGAGGCTTCGGCTGGTATGCCTTTGCGGCCCTGGAGGGGCGCTACATGGCCCATAACCTGCTGCTGGACGGCAATACCTTCGAGAACAGTCATTCCGTCGATCGCGAGGAATGGGTCGGCGACGCCCTGGTTGGCGTGGCCTTCAACTGGGACCGCTGGCAGCTTTCCGTCACCCATGCATGGCGGACCAAGGAGTTTCACGCCCAGCCGAAATCCGACAGTTTTGGGTCGCTGTCGCTGGCCTTCTGGTACTAG
- a CDS encoding amidohydrolase: protein MSELRTTLVQCDLRWEDPDANCRMLEETLGELDGDQTDLIVLPEMFATGFTMNSREMAEPMDESPTVAWLRNQAVQRGCVVTGSVAVVEGGDCFNRLVWARPDGSLVTYDKRHLFRMAGEHERYAMGHERVIVELKGFRILLSVCYDLRFPVWLRQQPAPGEHFEYDALLCIANWPAPRRHPWRVLLQARAVENLCPVIGVNRVGEDAKGLGYAGDSMLVDAKGEALIDEPRDLPFVKTGTLSLADLQAFREKFPAWRDADHFTLSDGVGD from the coding sequence ATGAGCGAGCTGCGAACGACCCTGGTGCAGTGCGATCTGCGCTGGGAGGATCCCGATGCCAACTGCCGGATGCTCGAGGAGACGCTGGGCGAGCTCGATGGCGATCAGACCGATCTGATCGTGTTGCCGGAGATGTTCGCCACGGGGTTCACCATGAATTCGCGGGAAATGGCCGAACCCATGGACGAGAGCCCGACCGTCGCCTGGCTGCGCAACCAGGCCGTGCAGCGTGGCTGCGTGGTCACCGGTAGCGTGGCGGTGGTCGAGGGAGGCGATTGTTTCAATCGTCTGGTCTGGGCGCGACCGGACGGGAGCCTGGTCACCTACGACAAGCGTCACCTGTTTCGCATGGCCGGCGAACACGAACGTTATGCCATGGGCCACGAGCGAGTGATCGTCGAACTCAAGGGATTCCGGATCCTGCTCAGCGTCTGTTACGACCTGCGCTTTCCGGTATGGCTGCGTCAGCAGCCTGCCCCCGGCGAACACTTCGAGTACGATGCCCTGCTGTGCATCGCCAACTGGCCGGCACCGCGTCGGCATCCGTGGCGCGTGCTGCTGCAGGCGCGTGCGGTGGAGAACCTGTGCCCGGTGATCGGCGTCAATCGCGTCGGCGAGGATGCCAAGGGGCTCGGCTATGCCGGCGACTCCATGCTGGTCGATGCCAAGGGCGAAGCGTTGATCGACGAGCCCAGGGATCTGCCTTTCGTGAAGACAGGAACACTGTCGCTGGCAGACCTGCAGGCCTTCCGCGAGAAGTTTCCCGCCTGGCGTGATGCCGATCACTTCACCCTGTCGGACGGAGTCGGTGACTGA
- the rarD gene encoding EamA family transporter RarD, whose translation MPRTQTVSPDVTKGVGFGLAAYLMWGCFPLFFALFEGIPAYEVLIHRVLWSCVFLVGLVTLLRRWSPVTEALRHPRRLGRVLACAVLIGLNWGLYIYAVESRQVLQASLGYFLTPLVNVTLGLLVLRERMLRLQGVAVALAGIAITIQLVMLGEVPWISLALALTFGTYGLLRKQVPLDGLSGLFVETLLLMPLGLLALAWLSEAGLSHFLADHRSTLLLIASGVITALPLLAFAGAARRLRLATLGFLMYLNPTIQFLIALLVFNEPLTPAQLATFILIWCGLALYSWTAWQGRPREVQDA comes from the coding sequence ATGCCAAGGACACAGACCGTCTCTCCCGACGTCACCAAGGGAGTCGGCTTCGGCCTCGCCGCTTACCTGATGTGGGGGTGTTTCCCGCTCTTCTTCGCCTTGTTCGAAGGCATCCCCGCCTATGAGGTGCTCATCCACCGTGTCCTCTGGTCCTGCGTGTTCCTGGTGGGACTGGTCACACTGCTGCGTCGCTGGTCACCGGTGACCGAGGCCCTGCGCCATCCACGTCGTCTGGGACGGGTGCTGGCCTGCGCGGTGCTGATCGGGCTCAACTGGGGGCTCTATATCTATGCCGTGGAAAGTCGCCAGGTCCTCCAGGCAAGCCTCGGCTACTTCCTGACGCCACTGGTCAACGTGACGCTCGGCCTGCTGGTACTGCGCGAGCGCATGCTCCGCCTGCAGGGCGTCGCCGTGGCGCTGGCCGGCATCGCCATCACCATCCAGCTGGTAATGCTCGGCGAGGTACCCTGGATCAGCCTGGCCCTGGCACTGACCTTCGGCACCTATGGCCTGCTGCGCAAGCAGGTGCCGCTGGACGGCCTCTCCGGGCTGTTCGTCGAGACTCTGCTGCTGATGCCGCTCGGCCTGCTGGCACTCGCCTGGCTCAGCGAAGCCGGCCTGTCCCATTTCCTGGCCGATCACCGCAGTACTCTGCTGCTGATCGCCAGCGGCGTGATCACCGCCCTGCCCTTGCTGGCCTTCGCCGGCGCGGCACGACGCCTGCGTCTGGCGACCCTGGGCTTTCTGATGTATCTCAACCCGACGATTCAGTTCCTGATCGCCCTGCTGGTCTTCAACGAGCCCCTGACACCGGCGCAACTGGCAACCTTCATCCTGATCTGGTGCGGCCTGGCCCTTTACTCCTGGACGGCCTGGCAAGGCCGCCCGAGGGAGGTACAAGACGCCTGA